ATATATTGAAGATATAGATCCTGATGAAATAGGAGATGATGCACTAGGTCTGGAAAGTACGACTAAGACTATAATTAAAGAAGAAAATATTGTGAATAAAGATGAACAAATAGAAGTATTGTTACATGAATTGATCCCTGACTTGGTAAAATATAAAAATCCTGCATTTAAAGAAGAAACAGAAGTTAG
This region of Pseudostreptobacillus hongkongensis genomic DNA includes:
- a CDS encoding DUF2971 domain-containing protein — protein: MLRQWSAYAEGGKGVSRGSDSKKIPKDDNLSIREVIYIEDIDPDEIGDDALGLESTTKTIIKEENIVNKDEQIEVLLHELIPDLVKYKNPAFKEETEV